One Janthinobacterium sp. TB1-E2 genomic region harbors:
- a CDS encoding HD-GYP domain-containing protein — translation MLKKVDSSQLKVGMYIHDLSCDWMTHPFVRNRFLLRSDDEIRKIVQAGIHDVVIDSGKGLDVQDAPTVAQAQADTERELVQIATPPQVVTRVSLGMELARATQVRRQAASLVRTVMADVRLGKAVELDRVQHTVQDITESILRNPGALVGLLRIKSKDDYTFLHSVSVCALLVAFCRSRGIDAATTHQAGLGGLLHDTGKALVPDSVLNKPGPLSSEEFIQIKRHPRDGYDILRQSPEVGAIPLDITLHHHERRDGSGYPDQLAGDAISELAQMAAIVDVYDALTSDRSYHKGIPAAEALRKIYEWSKFHFNPVFAQDFMRCVGIYPVGTMVMLESGRLAVVIEAHESNLLAPKVNVFFSTKSKTYIKPETVDLSRGFGFGGADKIVGHESATKWQVDPMRFLSLADA, via the coding sequence ATGCTCAAGAAAGTTGATTCGTCTCAATTAAAAGTGGGCATGTACATTCATGACCTCAGCTGCGACTGGATGACGCATCCATTCGTGCGCAACCGTTTCCTGTTGCGCAGCGACGATGAAATCCGCAAGATCGTGCAGGCCGGCATCCACGACGTGGTGATCGACAGCGGCAAGGGCCTCGACGTGCAGGACGCGCCCACGGTGGCGCAGGCGCAGGCTGACACGGAACGCGAACTGGTGCAGATCGCCACGCCACCGCAAGTGGTCACGCGCGTGTCGCTGGGCATGGAACTGGCGCGCGCCACGCAGGTGCGGCGGCAGGCGGCCAGCCTGGTGCGCACGGTGATGGCTGATGTGCGCCTGGGCAAGGCGGTCGAGCTCGACCGCGTGCAGCACACGGTGCAGGATATTACCGAATCGATCCTGCGCAATCCCGGCGCCCTCGTCGGCTTGTTGCGCATCAAGAGCAAGGATGATTACACCTTCCTGCATTCCGTCAGCGTGTGCGCGCTGCTGGTGGCGTTTTGCCGCTCGCGCGGCATCGATGCGGCCACCACGCACCAGGCCGGTCTCGGCGGCTTGCTGCACGACACGGGCAAGGCGCTGGTACCCGATAGCGTGCTGAACAAGCCGGGTCCCCTGAGCTCGGAAGAGTTTATCCAGATCAAGCGCCATCCGCGCGACGGCTACGACATCCTGCGCCAGTCGCCCGAGGTGGGCGCCATTCCCCTCGACATTACCTTGCACCATCACGAACGGCGCGACGGCAGCGGCTACCCGGACCAGCTGGCCGGCGACGCCATCAGCGAACTGGCGCAGATGGCCGCCATCGTCGACGTATATGACGCGCTGACGTCGGACCGCAGCTATCACAAGGGTATTCCCGCCGCCGAAGCCTTGCGCAAGATCTATGAGTGGAGCAAATTCCACTTCAATCCCGTGTTCGCGCAGGATTTCATGCGCTGCGTGGGAATTTATCCGGTGGGCACCATGGTGATGCTGGAATCGGGCCGTCTGGCCGTCGTCATCGAGGCGCACGAAAGCAATCTGCTGGCGCCGAAGGTCAATGTGTTTTTCAGTACGAAGAGCAAGACCTACATCAAGCCGGAAACGGTCGACCTGTCGCGCGGCTTCGGCTTCGGCGGCGCCGACAAGATCGTCGGCCATGAGTCGGCCACCAAGTGGCAAGTCGATCCCATGCGTTTTCTTTCCCTTGCAGACGCTTAG
- a CDS encoding GGDEF domain-containing protein, with the protein MDSLLKHMVDMTGHRDHTMLDISVISAVQELAAASQTRVLALTTVRGQVFVRSRAIIVAGSVARMEEHNDPTLPGEPLSDYPALAACIKRHEASADTLCADGRHLLWLPIWIGDQVTTCLEITNPTPYTGATIQVIGGIVSVYRNFQNLLDYSERDSLTGLLNRKTFDDQLAKILHSRGEPEAEKPRPVDEERRHHTDTERQWLAVIDVDHFKLVNDKFGHLYGDEVLILIANQLQSSFRSQDRIFRFGGEEFVVLLRSITLENAQKIIDRFRTNVEAHDFPQVGRVTVSVGFVSINAYEAPVIILGRADQALYYAKSHGRNLACHYDELVAKGLLTTITSNDTAEFF; encoded by the coding sequence ATGGATTCCCTACTGAAACACATGGTGGACATGACCGGGCACCGCGACCACACGATGCTCGACATCTCCGTGATCTCGGCGGTCCAGGAACTCGCTGCCGCGTCGCAGACCCGTGTGTTGGCGCTGACCACCGTGCGTGGCCAGGTGTTCGTGCGGTCGCGGGCCATCATCGTGGCGGGCAGCGTGGCCCGCATGGAAGAGCATAACGACCCGACCCTGCCAGGCGAACCGCTGTCCGACTACCCGGCTCTGGCCGCCTGCATCAAGCGCCATGAAGCGAGCGCCGACACCTTGTGCGCGGACGGCCGCCACCTGCTGTGGCTGCCCATCTGGATCGGCGACCAGGTCACCACCTGCCTGGAAATCACCAATCCCACGCCGTACACGGGCGCCACCATCCAGGTGATCGGCGGCATCGTCAGCGTGTACCGCAATTTCCAGAACCTGCTCGACTACAGCGAACGCGATTCGCTCACCGGCTTGTTGAACCGCAAGACCTTCGACGACCAGCTGGCGAAAATCCTGCACAGCCGCGGCGAACCGGAAGCGGAAAAGCCGCGTCCCGTCGATGAAGAGCGGCGCCACCATACGGACACCGAACGGCAATGGCTGGCCGTGATCGACGTCGATCATTTCAAGCTGGTCAACGATAAATTTGGCCACCTGTATGGCGATGAAGTGCTGATCCTGATCGCCAACCAGCTGCAATCGTCGTTCCGCTCGCAAGACCGCATCTTCCGCTTCGGCGGCGAGGAATTCGTCGTGCTGCTGCGCTCGATCACCCTGGAAAATGCGCAGAAAATCATCGACCGCTTCCGCACCAATGTCGAAGCGCACGACTTCCCGCAAGTGGGCAGAGTGACCGTCAGCGTGGGCTTCGTCAGCATCAACGCCTACGAAGCGCCCGTCATCATCCTCGGCCGCGCCGACCAGGCCTTGTATTACGCCAAGAGCCATGGCCGCAACCTGGCGTGCCACTACGACGAACTGGTGGCAAAAGGCTTGCTGACAACCATTACCTCGAACGATACGGCAGAGTTTTTCTAA
- a CDS encoding Flp family type IVb pilin produces MHTFLSAVQQFVKDEDGITAIEYGLIAALMATAITAGFLLIKTNLLAVLTDISSNLVLTP; encoded by the coding sequence ATGCATACCTTCCTGTCGGCAGTACAGCAGTTTGTCAAGGATGAGGATGGCATTACGGCAATCGAATACGGCCTGATCGCGGCGTTGATGGCTACCGCCATCACGGCCGGTTTCTTGCTGATCAAGACCAACTTGCTGGCCGTCCTCACCGATATTTCGTCGAACCTGGTGTTGACGCCCTAA
- a CDS encoding A24 family peptidase has translation MPATALCDLLLLCFVTGAAVSDLIQRKIPNWLVLAGMLAALALHLWLWPHRVPQLVLGGMATGFFLFLPLYVLRGMAAGDVKLIAMVGAFVGPWPVLQICFATFVLGGVMAVLMITWQGKWRVCLGNLRQLMWPMIARMAGIPLAPSALGSGASVGNMPYGLAVALGCLVVQGRNYF, from the coding sequence ATGCCTGCAACTGCCTTGTGCGACCTGCTGCTGCTGTGCTTTGTGACGGGGGCCGCCGTCAGTGATTTGATCCAACGCAAGATTCCGAATTGGCTGGTGCTGGCGGGCATGCTCGCCGCGCTGGCGCTGCATTTGTGGCTGTGGCCACACCGCGTGCCGCAACTGGTGCTGGGCGGCATGGCAACGGGTTTTTTCCTCTTTTTACCCTTGTACGTGCTGCGCGGAATGGCCGCCGGCGACGTCAAGCTGATCGCCATGGTGGGCGCCTTTGTCGGTCCCTGGCCCGTGCTGCAGATCTGTTTTGCCACATTTGTCCTGGGCGGCGTGATGGCTGTGCTGATGATCACCTGGCAGGGCAAGTGGCGCGTTTGCCTCGGCAATCTGCGCCAGCTGATGTGGCCGATGATCGCGCGCATGGCCGGCATTCCGCTGGCGCCAAGCGCGCTGGGCAGCGGCGCCAGCGTGGGCAACATGCCGTACGGACTGGCCGTTGCCTTGGGCTGCCTGGTGGTGCAAGGGCGGAATTATTTCTGA
- a CDS encoding ATP-binding protein, producing MTEVDYSMSTDSVPRPADANLMPPLPPQPKSLRETGLEWPLVVELIAKLMFVGGKTHLSVLTTRLRLSINVLREVLDFMVTEQMAEVAWRGESDIDVQYQLTGAGKQRASAFLERCAYIGAAPVTLEAYRAMVARQSWLAQEQRVGSDDLAAVLGGAHAGPGMLDVVGAALHSGRSLLLYGPPGSGKSTLALQLGQLLHGLVAVPYAIVVGHDIIQLYDPAQHLQPAPQHVSHARQALERRSTDIRWVLCQRPVIHVGAELDAGMLELRHDASGGCYQAPPHVRANNGMLIVDDLGRQRLGAQELLTRLMQPLARGSDQLGLPGGVQISVPFDNALVLATNVPPGELFDAALLRRIGYKVQVGPLAENAYRALFRQQCRLAGMAIDELVLNHLLQLHGAQGRPLLASYPQELLARMGDFAGFAGCEARLTVAALEQAWSSLFASCDMPAASLCERIA from the coding sequence ATGACCGAGGTCGACTATTCCATGAGCACCGACAGCGTGCCGCGCCCTGCCGACGCGAACCTGATGCCACCCTTGCCGCCGCAGCCGAAGAGCTTGCGTGAAACGGGACTCGAGTGGCCCCTCGTCGTCGAATTGATTGCCAAGCTGATGTTTGTGGGCGGCAAGACGCACCTGTCGGTGCTGACGACGCGCTTGCGCCTGTCGATCAATGTCTTGCGCGAAGTGCTCGATTTCATGGTGACGGAGCAGATGGCCGAAGTGGCCTGGCGCGGCGAATCCGATATCGACGTGCAGTACCAGCTGACGGGCGCCGGCAAGCAGCGCGCCAGCGCCTTCCTCGAACGCTGCGCGTATATCGGCGCCGCGCCCGTCACCCTGGAAGCGTACCGCGCCATGGTGGCGCGCCAGTCGTGGCTGGCACAGGAACAGCGCGTGGGCAGCGATGACCTGGCCGCCGTGCTCGGTGGCGCCCATGCGGGGCCGGGCATGCTCGACGTGGTCGGCGCGGCCCTGCATTCGGGACGCTCGCTGCTGCTGTACGGTCCGCCCGGCAGCGGCAAGTCGACCCTGGCGCTGCAGCTGGGCCAATTGCTGCACGGTCTCGTCGCCGTGCCCTACGCCATCGTCGTCGGCCACGACATCATCCAGTTGTACGATCCGGCCCAGCACCTGCAGCCCGCGCCGCAGCACGTCAGCCATGCGCGGCAGGCGCTGGAACGGCGCAGCACGGATATCCGCTGGGTGCTGTGCCAGCGTCCCGTGATCCACGTGGGTGCCGAGCTCGACGCCGGCATGCTGGAACTGCGCCATGACGCCAGCGGTGGCTGCTACCAGGCGCCGCCCCATGTGCGGGCGAATAACGGCATGCTGATCGTCGATGACCTGGGCCGCCAGCGCCTGGGCGCGCAAGAATTGCTGACGCGGCTGATGCAGCCGCTGGCGCGCGGCAGCGACCAGCTGGGCCTGCCCGGCGGCGTGCAGATCAGCGTACCGTTCGACAATGCCCTCGTGCTGGCCACGAACGTGCCGCCAGGCGAGCTGTTTGACGCCGCCTTGCTGCGCCGCATCGGCTACAAGGTGCAGGTGGGGCCGCTGGCCGAGAACGCCTATCGCGCCCTGTTCCGCCAGCAATGCCGACTGGCCGGTATGGCCATCGACGAGCTGGTCCTGAACCATCTGCTGCAGCTGCATGGCGCGCAGGGCCGGCCCTTGCTGGCCAGCTATCCGCAGGAATTGCTGGCGCGCATGGGCGACTTCGCCGGCTTTGCCGGCTGTGAAGCGCGCCTGACGGTGGCCGCCCTGGAGCAGGCCTGGAGCAGCCTGTTTGCCAGCTGCGACATGCCGGCCGCCAGCCTGTGCGAGCGTATCGCATGA
- the cpaB gene encoding Flp pilus assembly protein CpaB, with product MKNRRALLMMALAVVLGLLAVLLASHWLLRQTPAGKGKIVVASTDVNLGQRLTPEMLRLAEWPAESLPQGALQDPAKLAGRVLKTSVLRGEPLSEAKLAPVGTLGGLSALITEGRRAITVRVNDVIGVAGFALPGNYVDIIVSTQQDAGDRAFPQSRNISKIVLERILVLAVAQEVGRDETKPRVVNAVTLEVTPEQAENLDLARSVGSLSLVLRNQVDPQPGVTAGATKLTLLGGPHDAEPAPVPAAAPVLAAAPRPVRVAKAPPEPQRQCSTVIDGTRQSRECF from the coding sequence ATGAAAAACCGGCGCGCCCTCCTGATGATGGCCCTGGCCGTGGTGCTGGGTCTGCTGGCCGTGCTGCTGGCCTCGCACTGGCTGCTGCGCCAGACGCCGGCCGGCAAGGGCAAGATCGTCGTCGCCTCCACCGATGTCAACCTGGGCCAGCGCCTGACACCCGAGATGCTGCGCCTGGCCGAGTGGCCGGCGGAAAGCTTGCCGCAAGGCGCGCTGCAAGACCCGGCAAAACTGGCGGGACGCGTGCTGAAAACCAGCGTGCTGCGCGGCGAGCCGCTGAGCGAGGCCAAGCTGGCCCCCGTCGGCACCCTGGGTGGCCTGTCGGCCCTGATCACGGAAGGGCGGCGCGCCATCACCGTGCGCGTCAACGACGTGATCGGCGTGGCCGGCTTCGCCTTGCCGGGCAACTATGTCGACATCATCGTCAGTACCCAGCAAGATGCCGGCGACCGCGCGTTTCCGCAAAGCCGCAACATTTCCAAGATCGTGCTCGAACGCATCCTCGTGCTGGCCGTGGCGCAGGAAGTGGGGCGCGACGAGACCAAGCCGCGCGTGGTCAACGCGGTGACCCTGGAAGTGACGCCGGAACAGGCGGAAAACCTGGACCTGGCGCGCAGCGTGGGCAGCCTGTCGCTGGTGCTGCGCAACCAGGTCGATCCGCAGCCGGGCGTGACGGCGGGCGCCACCAAGCTGACCTTGCTGGGCGGACCGCACGACGCCGAGCCTGCTCCCGTGCCTGCCGCCGCCCCCGTGCTGGCCGCCGCGCCGCGTCCGGTGCGCGTGGCGAAGGCGCCGCCGGAACCACAGCGCCAGTGCAGCACCGTCATCGATGGGACGCGCCAGTCGCGCGAATGTTTTTAG
- a CDS encoding type II and III secretion system protein family protein, with the protein MNRALLTLCCLLLPLAGAAADPGPRCGGEAATPGNLQLQVGKSSMLRLPEAVLARSVGNPAMLQAMLVAPDTLYVVGVDVGSTNMIIQGRSGVCSVVNVSVSMDPSGLQTTLAALMPEEKAIRVTAVADTLVLSGTVQDAGAVLRATELAHAYVRRATAPLALPKPADVAAMPAAATAPAGGAGGANSRIINMLDVSAPQQVMLAVQIAEVSKSLLERLEVGATLRFASGSWATTLLSNFLSGTANGLLDVRKSNGQQLTIEAQKQDGLVRILAEPTVMAISGQEGSFLAGGKIFIPVGQDNNKITLEEREYGVGLRFTPTVLSGGRINLKVAPEVSELSREGVGISAAGVSGRSILPVITTRRASTTVQLYDGQSYAIGGLIKNNQVSNITGVPWLSELPILGALFRSTDFQHDRTELLFVITAHLVKPLPADAVLPTAQLAPPSRTDLMLRGKMEGTLPLAPPSVPPPRAANGFELK; encoded by the coding sequence ATGAACCGCGCCCTGCTGACACTGTGCTGCCTGCTGTTGCCGCTTGCCGGCGCGGCAGCCGATCCTGGTCCCCGCTGCGGCGGCGAAGCGGCGACGCCCGGCAACTTGCAGCTGCAGGTGGGCAAGTCGAGCATGCTGCGCCTGCCCGAGGCCGTGCTGGCCCGCAGCGTCGGCAATCCGGCCATGCTGCAAGCCATGCTGGTCGCGCCCGACACTTTATATGTGGTCGGTGTCGACGTGGGCAGCACGAACATGATCATCCAGGGCAGGAGCGGCGTGTGCAGCGTGGTGAACGTCAGCGTCAGCATGGACCCGTCCGGCCTGCAAACGACCCTGGCGGCCCTGATGCCGGAAGAGAAAGCCATCCGCGTCACGGCCGTGGCCGACACCCTGGTACTGTCGGGCACGGTGCAGGACGCGGGCGCCGTGCTGCGCGCCACCGAGCTGGCGCACGCGTATGTGCGCCGCGCTACCGCACCGCTGGCGCTGCCCAAGCCCGCCGACGTTGCCGCCATGCCGGCGGCCGCCACGGCGCCCGCTGGCGGTGCTGGTGGTGCGAACAGCCGCATCATCAATATGCTCGACGTCAGCGCGCCGCAGCAGGTGATGCTGGCCGTGCAGATCGCTGAAGTGTCGAAGTCGCTGCTGGAACGGCTGGAAGTGGGCGCCACCTTGCGCTTCGCGTCCGGCAGCTGGGCCACCACCTTGCTGTCGAATTTCCTGAGCGGCACGGCCAATGGCCTGCTCGACGTGCGCAAGTCGAATGGCCAGCAGCTGACCATCGAGGCGCAGAAACAGGATGGCCTGGTGCGCATCCTGGCCGAGCCAACGGTGATGGCGATCAGCGGGCAGGAGGGCAGTTTTCTGGCGGGCGGCAAGATATTCATTCCCGTCGGCCAGGACAACAACAAGATCACCCTGGAAGAGCGCGAGTATGGCGTCGGCCTGCGTTTTACGCCCACCGTGCTGTCGGGCGGGCGCATCAATTTGAAGGTGGCGCCGGAAGTGTCGGAACTGTCGCGCGAGGGGGTGGGCATTTCCGCCGCCGGCGTCAGCGGACGTTCTATTTTGCCCGTGATCACCACGCGGCGCGCCTCGACCACGGTGCAGCTGTACGACGGCCAGAGCTATGCCATCGGCGGCTTGATCAAGAACAACCAGGTGAGCAACATCACGGGCGTGCCGTGGCTCAGCGAGCTGCCGATCCTCGGCGCGCTGTTTCGCAGCACGGACTTCCAGCATGACCGCACGGAATTGTTGTTCGTCATTACCGCGCATCTCGTGAAACCTTTGCCGGCGGACGCCGTACTGCCGACGGCGCAGCTGGCGCCGCCTTCGCGCACGGACTTGATGTTGCGCGGCAAGATGGAAGGCACCTTGCCGTTGGCGCCGCCGTCCGTGCCGCCACCGCGCGCGGCCAACGGCTTCGAGTTGAAATGA
- a CDS encoding pilus assembly protein TadG-related protein, protein MANRRQGQRGAMLIAFSILLILVLGFIGLALDVGQVIGRKTELQNLADNAALAAAAELVGTPEGLLAAVTKAKSSAADKSAWRRRMQGAILSDASIRFASVPDAPASEWHAAGAVPDAATALFVRIDTQANEPSLGRVATAFLGAWSPALRTLDTGARAVAGRTSLNLTPLAVCALSASAASARTNAALLPAVELLEYGFRRGVAYNLLKLNPNGPAAEHFVLNPLGQPGVVGPSLQVGETSVLPFVCSGTVLYPRIGSAQVHVHRPFPATLWPAFNARFNLHAGSGCHPVTSPPDTNIRAYPNAAANWWMTNTPDAPSALSTGNPLLSVADPESNATPPAVGSYGPLWSFGRAVKYSSVKPAGGYLPFATSDWPKLYPALPAAPAAKSGYPATPPYQTLGFQTAPTGNTGVAQRRLLHIPLLACPLPAGSDVLAQVRGIGRFFMTAPATNGVLSAEFDGLAAEGALMGPAELLQ, encoded by the coding sequence ATGGCAAATAGACGCCAGGGCCAGCGCGGGGCGATGCTGATCGCCTTTTCCATCCTGCTCATCCTGGTGCTGGGTTTTATCGGCCTGGCGCTCGACGTGGGCCAGGTCATCGGCCGCAAGACGGAATTGCAGAACCTGGCCGACAACGCGGCGCTGGCGGCGGCTGCGGAACTGGTGGGCACGCCAGAAGGCTTGCTTGCTGCCGTGACGAAGGCCAAGAGCAGCGCGGCCGACAAGAGCGCATGGCGGCGCCGCATGCAGGGCGCCATCCTGTCGGACGCCAGCATCCGCTTCGCCAGCGTGCCCGACGCGCCCGCCAGCGAATGGCATGCGGCGGGCGCTGTGCCCGATGCGGCCACGGCGCTGTTCGTGCGCATCGATACGCAGGCCAATGAGCCGTCGCTGGGGCGGGTGGCGACGGCGTTCCTGGGCGCCTGGTCGCCGGCGCTACGCACGCTGGACACGGGCGCGCGCGCCGTGGCGGGACGTACCAGTCTGAACCTGACGCCGCTGGCCGTTTGCGCGCTGTCGGCCAGCGCGGCCAGTGCGCGTACGAATGCGGCGCTGCTGCCGGCCGTCGAGCTGCTGGAATATGGCTTTCGCCGCGGCGTGGCGTATAACCTGTTGAAACTCAATCCGAACGGCCCGGCGGCCGAACATTTCGTGCTCAATCCCCTGGGCCAGCCGGGTGTGGTGGGACCGTCGCTGCAGGTCGGCGAGACCAGCGTGCTGCCGTTTGTGTGCAGCGGCACGGTGCTGTACCCGCGCATCGGCAGCGCGCAAGTGCACGTGCACCGGCCGTTTCCCGCCACCTTGTGGCCGGCCTTCAACGCACGCTTCAACCTGCACGCGGGCAGCGGCTGCCATCCCGTCACGTCGCCGCCCGACACGAATATCCGCGCCTATCCGAATGCGGCCGCGAACTGGTGGATGACGAACACGCCTGACGCGCCGAGCGCCCTGAGCACCGGCAATCCGCTGCTGTCCGTGGCCGATCCGGAATCGAACGCGACGCCGCCCGCCGTCGGCAGTTACGGGCCGCTGTGGTCGTTTGGCAGGGCGGTCAAGTACAGCAGCGTGAAGCCGGCCGGCGGCTATCTGCCGTTTGCCACCAGCGACTGGCCCAAGCTGTATCCGGCCCTGCCCGCCGCGCCGGCCGCCAAGTCCGGCTATCCTGCCACGCCGCCCTACCAGACGCTTGGATTCCAGACGGCGCCGACCGGCAACACGGGCGTGGCGCAGCGGCGCCTGCTGCATATTCCCCTGCTGGCCTGCCCTCTGCCGGCAGGCAGCGACGTGCTGGCGCAAGTGCGCGGCATCGGCCGCTTCTTCATGACGGCGCCGGCTACCAATGGCGTGCTGAGCGCCGAATTTGACGGCCTGGCGGCCGAGGGCGCGCTGATGGGCCCCGCGGAGTTGCTGCAATGA
- a CDS encoding TadE/TadG family type IV pilus assembly protein, translating into MRPPCRAPRRQHGVAAIELALIMLFFMGLLPFVLLFGRALLVYTALQKSTHDAARYLATMPLSQMASIGTATQGVAFSRQMVVEAMAESWPTMESVRVSVDCTYADDSYNCGNYATPPQQVHIKVSVDMPIVFLPDLTRAWLPQLAPIPLRSNATLRYVN; encoded by the coding sequence ATGAGGCCGCCCTGCCGCGCGCCACGCCGCCAGCATGGTGTCGCCGCCATCGAGCTGGCGCTGATCATGCTGTTTTTCATGGGCCTGTTGCCCTTCGTGCTGCTGTTCGGCCGCGCTCTGCTGGTGTACACGGCCCTGCAGAAAAGTACGCACGATGCGGCGCGCTACCTGGCGACCATGCCGCTGTCGCAGATGGCCAGTATCGGCACGGCGACCCAGGGCGTCGCATTTTCGCGCCAGATGGTGGTCGAGGCGATGGCGGAAAGCTGGCCCACGATGGAGTCCGTCCGGGTCAGCGTGGACTGTACCTATGCCGACGATTCCTACAACTGCGGCAATTACGCGACGCCGCCGCAGCAGGTGCATATCAAGGTGTCGGTGGACATGCCCATCGTCTTCTTGCCCGACCTGACGCGCGCGTGGCTGCCGCAGCTGGCGCCTATCCCCTTGCGTTCCAACGCGACATTGCGCTATGTCAATTAA
- a CDS encoding TadE/TadG family type IV pilus assembly protein, whose translation MSINLRLRRQRQGGVFAVEFAMLALLFLLFLFAMLELARAVYLWNMVHEITRRAARGAAVTDFSNASALQAVRAHAVLRAAPGVLPLGGGINDAYVRIDYLSQSSSGAALAAVPVTVLPGCPQRNRINCLDDPHGASCIRFVRARLCVPGDGGRCESVPYRPILPLLNVMFPSGAGAVRLPNGATMAVAESLGYPDNPGFCP comes from the coding sequence ATGTCAATTAACCTGCGCCTGCGCCGCCAGCGCCAGGGCGGCGTATTTGCCGTCGAATTCGCCATGCTGGCGCTGTTGTTCCTGCTCTTCCTGTTCGCCATGCTGGAATTGGCGCGCGCCGTGTACCTATGGAATATGGTGCACGAGATTACCCGGCGTGCCGCGCGCGGCGCGGCCGTCACCGATTTCAGCAATGCAAGCGCGCTGCAGGCCGTACGCGCGCACGCCGTGCTGCGCGCCGCGCCGGGTGTGCTGCCGCTGGGCGGTGGTATCAACGACGCGTATGTGCGCATCGATTATCTGTCGCAGTCGAGCAGCGGCGCCGCGCTGGCGGCCGTGCCGGTGACGGTATTGCCGGGCTGCCCGCAACGCAACCGCATCAATTGCCTGGACGACCCGCATGGCGCCAGCTGCATCCGTTTCGTGCGCGCACGCCTGTGCGTGCCTGGCGACGGCGGGCGTTGCGAGAGCGTGCCATACCGGCCCATCCTGCCGCTGCTGAACGTGATGTTTCCCTCCGGAGCAGGCGCCGTGCGCCTGCCCAACGGCGCCACCATGGCGGTGGCCGAGTCGTTGGGCTATCCGGACAATCCCGGTTTTTGTCCCTGA